In Dermacentor variabilis isolate Ectoservices chromosome 10, ASM5094787v1, whole genome shotgun sequence, the genomic window CTGTATCGGAATTCGTACTCCGCCGATTCATTACTTGGACTCGTGCTTTTGACACACACTGGCTCGCTTCACAAATGAGCAGCGTGCCACTGACAGGTTCCTATTTGAAATATTCAGTTCTTTGCAATTAATAAGGCGGGCCATGAAATGGCGTATATATTCTGGCTGGAATTGTCCCCTATGTAGCACGTGGGTCGATCTGTGCTTTTGAAACAAAACGCCGACTAGATGCATGCGCAACAGCACGAGAACGTTGTGGCGTTCAAAAGTTTAGATAATGTCCAGTCGTCTAGTTTATATGAACTCTGTTGTGTATTCGCTTGATGAAGAGCATTGGGATTGTATTATTTTTCGTACATAGCCAATATATGTATGTTTCTTTCAGTACTCGTCACCATATTACTAACCACGTAAAGCCCCCTTACATATTGATCCGATCAGCAGCCTGTTAgatactgcaaataaataaaaaattaaatacataaataaaacggACTATAATTGGGCTATATCCTGCGTAAGCGGCGCTAGGAGGCAGGGTCTGTAAATTTCGCCCTTCCACTTTCCATAGCACTAACTTGGCATCGAACAGTATGCGAATTCCTGACAACTGAGGAAAACACGCGGGAAGCATTGATTTCTGCCTGAAGAAGTTGCCAGCCcactcaatttttctttttttttttgttagttccAGAGCAGCGTGCTCACCGGAAGTGGCGATGATGGCGAGGATCTCCCCACCACGGACTTCGGAGAATCCCTCGATCTGAAGCAACCTGGTGCGCGAGCCACCGAGCAGCCGCTGACCCAGACTGGAGAGGTTCAGCTCGAACGCCAGGTCTCGAACTCGCGTCAGCGAGTCCAGTTTCACTGTCACGATGACGTGGCCATTCGCACCGTTGCTGAAAAGTACGACAAGCGCTTGGTTccgcacacacaaaaataaagtctgaAAACACCGCAGGCCAAAAggccagaagacgacgacgatggcgacgTTTAACGCCCATGACGTGCAAGATGTCTTACACTTCACGTACCACGACTCGAACTAATAAGTGTTTCCGGGGTACGTCCTGGGTAGCTTGAGGTGAGTTACGGGCGGGTCTTCGAAATAGAGCACCGATAGCACGGCGGCTTACCGAGTTATCTAGTTGGTGAAGGGGGGAGGGGAAGACAAGGAGTGGAATGTTGGTGGAGTGCATGACTAGCTGAAATAACGAAAAACCCAcgtacgactgcaaaatttgccGGAGACTTTCGCGGTGGCGTATGTTAGTCGCCTACTGTTATTCAATAAGCGAAGAGCTTCGGTCAGGATCCTTTTTAACCCTGCAATACATAACGCAATGCAATGATTACTGCGCCGTTCGAGACTGAATTTCAAATTTCTGCACGTGAAAGAGAAGTCGCGACATATATTGCAGCGCTAGTTTCACACGTGAACAGCTTAGGAATGTAACTACTAGCTGCAGTGCTCGTTATGTTTGCTGAAGCTATCTTCAGTATAACTTTGCGCTCCATGGCGAGAAATCAAGTTGTACTTATTTCGTGTAAAGCGCTGTTTGGGCATTGCAGGGTTTAGTGCGCCCAAATACGTTTGGTGTCGGTGTTGTTGGATGCTCTGAACAGCGAACTCGTCGAAGTAAGTACTTGAAAAACTGCAGCAATGGATAGCGAAGCCTGAAAGGACACCACACCAAGCTACTGCAAAATTTGGAGTTCGTCTGGGAGGCATACCGCAGGTTGAGTAGAATAGAAGACGTCGGGATAATTTATCACTCTGAACTGGCGCCTGTGTTGTGTAGCAGGCAAACTTACGCGTGACATTAGGATGTTAAGCAATCGCCGTATAAGAACGAAAAAGCTTGTTGAGCATCGGAAGTACTTTCGTGCTGTTCTGTAGTTTTTCGCGTACTTGTGTCTCGCGTTCCACAATCCTCGCGAACAGCCGTGCGCCGGGCTTATTAGCCGGAggcagagtttctcactataacacctagagggtgatctggcgccaccgtctatgggagtttcttaaaggggcaccgtgccgtctGCGAGGCtggtgttggctggtgttgtaagaggcttcgtctaaaacgtggatatggctacgcaaataacgcgttctccaAGTAAAATCttcaaaatgtttccattcacgcatattacatctgtactctcccacgatgcatgaccaagcgaagaaaagcaagaacagacgacgaaCTGTTTccaagcgagcgcgaaccttcaactttagcggcccgctgatacttttttacggaacatgtagtcgtacgcacaataacaagttctcatagttaaacaagacatgttttcgcgtaataataaagctaaaacagcttttcacgtgctgttctagtagaaaatcaATCTtgacagactgaacggtacttgccaagcgcatcTTCAAAGTGTCttgcctctacgagaacgatgccaatctgaatccacaatataccgtcattcccatgcataccacagcgcagcagcgccagatttccctctaggtaatgtagtgagaaactctatggccggaGGTTTCCGTTAAGCTGTTCCAAACGTACCTCTAGAATGGATTTCGTTTTCTCGCACAGATACAGCCTTCTGGGTTTTACGATCTCCAGGACTTCGGAATTGCCACTAAGAATTTGTGATAGTATTTGTTTTCCCCTGCCAGCGTTACTTTCTACTCCCGGCACCTGTCGTCCTAGTAGTGAATTCGATGTCATATTTGTGAGAAATTTGCACTTTCGGCGTCATGTGCGCGCATGTATACGGCGTAAATTAAGGTGAGAATGTTCGGGTTTTTATCGTGCCTCAATTTTGTTTTTACAGGGCCGGAGGAATGCTTTTTGCTGGTGTACGAATGGTTAAGAGCTTCGAAATAAAGTTACGGTGTGTGGAATTAACGCCCGTGCGTGTCTGGTCTCTTCGCTAGCATTTTCTTTCAGCGTGGACAAGCGTCCGAGTGTGGCCAGTCAATCGACAACTAATTCTGTCAAAGGGGGACGTGGGTCTTCTCATAAAAGGAATTGAACAGCTTGCTATAACCGCTCCTCGCAGTGCTACTAAACCGGGTCAAGGATTCAAATAACTACAGCGTGTTCAGTGACGCCGAATACAGTTCCGCTACGCTGCTGCAAAGTGTACACAGAGTGTAGCGTAATGCGCACATGAGCACGCGGATAGAGCATGTGGTATGTTGTCGGCAGAACGGACTATGTGAGCGTAGGCCGCGACAGCGGCCCAGCTGGCCAAGCTACTGGTCGACAAATAAACAGGGTTCGATGTGCCGTTCCGGTAGCCGAGCGGCTTGAGTGTTGAACTCGTATCCTTCAGGACGGTGGTTCGATTCCCGCTGCCTGcatcgctgaaaaaaagaaaaggcagcgatGCGGATGCCGGGGCTCGAAGTGCCATCCACGAAGGTTCGAGGTGGACCGTTAAGGCTGGGTCTCGGACCCCAGAGGACCTCCTGCATCGTAGTACCGGCGTACGCATGGCCAGTGCGCGGATTGAAGGCGGTGCGGACGTCGGCACTATGAGGCAGGTGACCCCCTGGGAGTCACGGTGCCGTACAACTGGGTGCCGGAACTCCAAGTGCCGGAACTGGGAGTTCCGGCACCCAGCTGTGCTCTCGGCCACCGGAATGTGGCGGATAAGAGGGAGTTTTGTGTCATGGTGCACACTATTTCCTCTCGCTATCCCCCGGGTATCCTAAGAGGGTGGATACCTGTTGCTTTTGTGGGAAGTGCGAAGCGCACCCCACGGAGTACAACAGAAGAACACCCCTAGAGGAAAAACCCACCTgtaagagaccccccccccccaatagagAAAACCGACCCGGCTCACCTTTCGGATACCTAACCCCACCCCCTAGAGAAACCGCCGACCCGGCCCgaccgaacccccccccccccccctagagaaAGCCGACCCGGCTCCCACTTCTAAGAGAACCCCGGCTTCGCTCTTTTGCCGCGAGAGGAGCCCACCTCTATAGAGATCACGCGGCAAAAGAGGTCGGCTCCTCTCGCGGCAAAAGAGCGAAGCAGAGGTTCTCTTAGAAGTGGGCCGGGTCGGCTTTCTCTGGAGGCGGGGGGGTTCCGTCGGGTCGGCGCTTTC contains:
- the LOC142560456 gene encoding uncharacterized protein LOC142560456 isoform X2, giving the protein MLHFGRRLARMSSKFQSSVLTGSGDDGEDLPTTDFGESLDLKQPGARATEQPLTQTGEVQLERQVSNSRQRVQFHCHDDVAIRTVAEKYDKRLVPHTQK